The following are from one region of the Salvia hispanica cultivar TCC Black 2014 chromosome 1, UniMelb_Shisp_WGS_1.0, whole genome shotgun sequence genome:
- the LOC125207761 gene encoding gibberellin 3-beta-dioxygenase 1-like, which translates to MTTSISNAYQATNIHLNNIIPLDFVSVLQLPESHVWTDDDDSGKDRRTCLVRQPRAVAASPPVIDLQAPDAVGLVGDACRTWGVFQVTNHGVPHDLLEGVEDHVRRLFELPNDQKLKALRAPNGVTGYGVPRFSPFFPKLMWHEGFTIAGSPMEHAKLLWPHHYEEFCDAIDEYQKKMKSLAYNILLVMLKALGVDEEDREKLSSSFFNQSDSALQLNSYPSCPDPSQAMGLAPHTDTLLVTILHHNNTDGLQIMQEGVGWVPVRPIPGALVVNIGDLMHILSNATFYNMYHRVVPNETSHRFTMAYFYGLPADSVLAPLPKLPGPPRFRTVTVKEYIGLKNKHNQKALSFIQI; encoded by the exons ATGACCACATCTATCTCAAACGCGTACCAAGCCACCAACATCCATCTCAATAACATAATTCCACTCGATTTCGTGTCAGTCCTGCAACTTCCTGAGTCCCACGTCTGGACAGATGATGATGACTCAGGTAAAGACCGTCGCACGTGTCTGGTGCGCCAGCCACGTGCGGTGGCAGCATCACCTCCAGTCATCGACCTGCAGGCCCCAGACGCAGTGGGGCTCGTGGGAGATGCATGCCGGACGTGGGGGGTGTTCCAGGTGACGAACCACGGGGTCCCTCATGACCTCTTGGAGGGCGTCGAGGACCATGTTCGGAGGCTCTTTGAGCTTCCGAACGACCAGAAGCTGAAGGCGCTCCGGGCCCCGAACGGGGTGACCGGGTACGGCGTGCCCCGGTTTTCTCCGTTCTTCCCAAAATTAATGTGGCATGAAGGCTTTACTATTGCGGGGTCGCCCATGGAGCATGCCAAGCTGCTTTGGCCCCATCACTATGAAGAGTTTTG TGATGCGATAGACGAGTAccagaagaagatgaaatcaCTAGCCTACAACATCTTGCTCGTCATGCTCAAGGCATTGGGAGTGGACGAAGAAGATCGTGAAAAGCTTTCATCATCATTTTTCAATCAATCAGATAGTGCATTGCAACTCAATTCGTACCCTAGTTGCCCAGACCCTAGCCAGGCGATGGGCCTAGCACCACACACCGATACATTACTAGTAACTATCTTGCATCATAACAATACCGATGGCCTCCAAATCATGCAAGAGGGGGTCGGATGGGTTCCAGTCCGACCCATCCCAGGAGCCCTAGTCGTCAACATTGGAGATCTCATGCACATTTTGTCCAACGCGACTTTCTACAATATGTACCATCGTGTTGTCCCAAATGAGACGAGCCATAGATTTACCATGGCATACTTCTATGGCCTTCCAGCTGATTCCGTGCTGGCCCCGCTGCCTAAGCTACCCGGGCCACCCCGGTTCCGGACCGTCACGGTTAAGGAGTACATCGGCCTCAAGAACAAGCATAATCAAAAAGCTCTTtcttttattcaaatttga
- the LOC125209875 gene encoding gibberellin 3-beta-dioxygenase 1-like codes for MATSISNAYEDTNIHPNNTTPLDFGSVLQLPESHVWTDDDDSASPPVEASPPVIDLQAPDAVELVGDACRTWGVFQVTNHGVPYDLVEDVEEQARRLFELPNDQKLKVLRAPNGVTGYGVPRFSPFYSKLMWHEGFTIAGSPMEHAKLLWPNHYEEFCDAMDKYQKKMKSLAYNILIVMLKALGVDEEDREKLSSSFLYQSEGPLQLNSYPCCPNASQAIGLAPHTDSLLITILHQNNTNGLQVMQEGVGWVPIRPTPGALIVNIGNLMHILSNGVFHNMFHRVVPNEMSHRFTMGYFYGPPADAVLTPLPKLGPPRFRAITFKEYIGLKNKHLDKALSFIQI; via the exons ATGGCCACATCTATCTCAAACGCCTACGAAGACACCAACATCCATCCCAATAACACAACCCCACTCGATTTCGGGTCAGTCCTGCAACTTCCTGAGTCCCATGTCTGGACAGACGATGATGACTCAG CATCACCTCCAGTGGAAGCATCACCTCCGGTCATCGACCTGCAAGCCCCGGACGCAGTGGAGCTCGTGGGAGATGCGTGCCGGACGTGGGGGGTGTTCCAGGTGACGAACCACGGGGTCCCTTATGACCTCGTGGAGGACGTCGAGGAGCAAGCCCGGAGGCTCTTCGAGCTTCCAAACGACCAGAAGCTGAAGGTCCTCCGGGCCCCGAACGGGGTGACCGGGTACGGCGTGCCCCGGTTTTCTCCGTTCTACTCAAAATTAATGTGGCATGAAGGCTTTACTATTGCGGGGTCGCCCATGGAACATGCCAAGCTGCTTTGGCCCAATCACTATGAAGAGTTTTG TGATGCGATGGACAAGTAccagaagaagatgaaatcaCTAGCCTACAACATCTTGATCGTCATGCTCAAGGCATTGGGAGTGGACGAAGAAGATCGTGAAAAACTTTCATCGTCATTTCTCTATCAATCAGAAGGTCCATTGCAACTCAATTCGTACCCTTGTTGCCCAAACGCTAGCCAGGCGATCGGCCTTGCACCACACACCGATTCATTACTAATAACTATCTTGCATCAAAACAATACCAATGGCCTCCAAGTCATGCAAGAGGGGGTCGGATGGGTTCCAATCCGACCCACCCCAGGAGCCCTAATCGTCAACATTGGCAACCTCATGCACATTTTGTCCAACGGCGTTTTCCACAATATGTTCCATCGTGTTGTTCCAAATGAGATGAGCCATAGATTTACAATGGGATACTTCTATGGCCCTCCAGCTGATGCCGTGCTGACCCCGCTGCCTAAGCTAGGGCCACCACGGTTCCGGGCCATCACATTTAAGGAGTACATCGGCCTCAAGAATAAGCATCTTGATAAAGCTCTTtcttttattcaaatttga
- the LOC125208014 gene encoding protein odr-4 homolog has translation MVKSVIGDENQLKLVEDRLTRSAVPSQIGLVIGKLNSKLDRGFVYDLVPTPPNDAGEQPCSVIDGAGAVSKSKKKVPSKAKSQSESSSLFIDHDWVFEHARQVSRMLLGGMKVVGIYIWVSESLFKNSTITLCQTVIGVEQAASTMMDDVNERLLLHISYSPLRWTCRNCSLSANNTSGSLWPSDFKTGKILGSLQTFRCMHNFDLRLPIPRDDGSDIKIFSDALRNEIMVCAKELKGVKALIDGKLVAGDDLSLSDGFHEVDFLLPFMQDKYLEACNQKEVLGVLLLRGSVCSLSYLNSKEPVSQALVDIKEDIIRSLLSRLDIMCDEAERDVESVTGGDQGANSLSSEECIANFDLQAQRKQCSLSFPRRVFVPWLEGAYICDYIQSKETLEVLKDHCVELMSVEFPTDSSEILEPESEAPAVTASTGKTFWNVATDHSSPVDPRTSVSKTRKTGNGRPAKTADFVVLFAIFFLLVAVVVFNITGKM, from the exons ATGGTGAAATCCGTCATCGGAGATGAAAATCAACTCAAATTGGTTGAAGATCGCCTCACTCGCTCCGCCGTCCCGTCTCAG ATAGGGCTTGTGATTGGGAAACTAAATTCGAAGCTGGACAGAGGATTCGTGTATGATTTGGTGCCCACGCCGCCTAATGATGCTGGAGAGCAGCCATGTTCGGTTATTGACGGCGCTGGAGCTGTCAGCAAAAGTAAGAAGAAGGTGCCGTCCAAGGCCAAGTCTCAGTCTGAGTCCTCGTCTCTCTTCATTGATCACGACTGGGTGTTCGAGCACGCGCGCCAG GTCTCAAGAATGCTCTTGGGCGGCATGAAGGTGGTAGGCATCTACATATGGGTCAGTGAAAGCCTATTCAAGAACTCAACGATCACACTGTGCCAG ACTGTAATAGGAGTTGAACAAGCAGCCTCTACAATGATGGATGATGTAAATGAAAGACTGCTACTCCATATTAGTTACAGCCCTTTGAG GTGGACATGCCGAAATTGCTCTCTGTCAGCAAATAATACCTCGGGCAGTCTTTGGCCTAGTGATTTCAAAACAGGAAAAATATTAGGTTCCCTCCAAACATTCAGATGCATGcacaattttgatttaag GTTGCCGATACCTCGTGATGATGGATCagacattaaaatattttctgatGCCCTTCGTAATGAAATAATGGTTTGTGCCAAGGAACTTAAAGGTGTGAAGGCTTTGATTGATGGAAAATTG GTGGCAGGTGATGATCTAAGTTTATCAGATGGTTTTCatgaagttgattttcttCTCCCTTTCATGCAAGATAAATACTTAGAAG CTTGTAACCAAAAAGAGGTTCTTGGTGTTCTTCTACTTAGAGGCTCGGTGTGTTCTCTGTCATACTTGAATTCAAAGGAGCCTGTTTCACAAGCTTTGGTTGATATAAAG GAAGACATCATCAGGAGCTTGCTGAGTAGACTTGATATAATGTGTGATGAGGCTGAAAGAGATGTTGAATCAGTGACTGGTGGTGACCAAGGAGCAAACAGCCTCTCATCTGAGGAATGCATAGCAAACTTTGACCTTCAAGCTCAAAG AAAACAGTGCAGCCTTTCGTTTCCTCGAAGAGTGTTTGTTCCATGGCTGGAGGGCGCATACATATGTGATTATATTCAGTCAAAGGAGACATTGGAG GTTCTCAAAGACCATTGTGTCGAGTTGATGTCAGTGGAATTCCCAACAGACTCTTCTGAAATTCTGGAGCCTGAATCAGAAGCCCCCGCTGTAACAGCTTCAACTGGCAAAACCTTTTGGAACGTCGCAACTGACCATTCATCACCAGTCGACCCGCGTACATCAGTCTCAAAGACGAGGAAAACTGGCAACGGAAGACCAGCCAAGACAGCCGATTTCGTTGTATTGTTTGCTATCTTTTTCCTGCTAGTCGCTGTtgtagtatttaatattacAGGGAAGATGTAG